One window of Sinorhizobium fredii NGR234 genomic DNA carries:
- a CDS encoding MarR family transcriptional regulator, whose protein sequence is MPVELTPSKALGLWHAVSLEQVRVDSRDLTLRQMAILLEIYLVPPPHTVRGLAARLGVTKPVITRALDTMGALGLVDRVRDERDRRNVIIKRTVEGALYLEKFGDLIINQGRKL, encoded by the coding sequence GTGCCGGTGGAACTGACACCCTCCAAAGCGCTGGGGCTCTGGCATGCCGTTTCGCTCGAGCAGGTCCGGGTCGACAGCCGCGACCTGACGCTCCGCCAGATGGCGATCCTGCTCGAAATCTATCTGGTGCCGCCGCCGCATACGGTGCGCGGTCTTGCCGCGAGGCTCGGCGTGACGAAACCGGTGATCACGCGCGCCCTCGACACGATGGGCGCCCTCGGCCTGGTCGACCGGGTGCGCGACGAGCGCGACAGGCGGAACGTGATCATCAAACGCACCGTCGAAGGCGCGCTTTATCTTGAAAAATTCGGCGATCTGATCATCAATCAGGGTCGCAAACTGTGA
- a CDS encoding methylglyoxal synthase: MADRKCLALIAHDQKKNDLAAFAKAHEATLSGWKIVATGTTGGRVLDACPGLDVTRLKSGPLGGDQQIGALIATGDVDCLIFFVDPLTAMPHDVDVKALMRLAIVYDIPMALNRATAEQLIDFRRT, translated from the coding sequence ATGGCCGATCGCAAATGTCTCGCCCTGATCGCCCATGATCAGAAGAAGAATGACCTCGCCGCCTTCGCCAAGGCGCACGAGGCGACGCTTTCCGGCTGGAAGATCGTCGCCACCGGCACGACCGGGGGCCGCGTGCTGGACGCCTGCCCCGGCCTCGATGTCACGCGGCTGAAAAGCGGTCCGCTTGGCGGCGACCAGCAGATCGGTGCCCTGATCGCCACCGGCGACGTCGATTGCCTGATCTTCTTTGTCGATCCGCTCACCGCCATGCCGCATGACGTCGACGTCAAGGCGCTGATGCGTCTTGCGATCGTCTACGATATCCCGATGGCGCTGAACCGGGCGACCGCCGAGCAGTTGATCGACTTCCGGCGCACCTGA
- a CDS encoding microcin C ABC transporter permease YejB, protein MGAYILRRLLLMIPTIVGIMAISFAVVQFAPGGPVEQVISDLTNAAGSDRLSGTGGDLLQGGGEEGGRYRGAQGLDPEFIAKLEKQFGFDKPPLERFLTMMWNYARFDFGESFFRNTSVVDLIIEKMPVSISLGVWILIFSYLISIPLGIRKAVSDGSTFDVWTSGVIIIGYAVPSFLFAILLIVIFAGGSFFDWFPLRGLVSENFDALPWYQKILDYFWHMTLPLITLLLSAFATTTLLTKNSFIDEIKKQYVTTARAKGLTERKVLYGHVFRNAMLIIIAGFPGAFISAFFTGSLLIEYIFSLDGLGRLGYDAVVKRDYPIVFATLYIFSLMGLIVSLVSDLIYTWVDPRIDFERRDV, encoded by the coding sequence ATGGGTGCCTATATCCTGCGCCGCCTGCTGCTGATGATCCCGACGATCGTCGGCATCATGGCGATCTCCTTTGCCGTCGTGCAGTTCGCACCGGGCGGCCCGGTGGAGCAGGTGATTTCCGATCTCACCAATGCCGCCGGCTCCGACCGGCTGTCCGGCACGGGTGGCGACCTGCTGCAGGGCGGCGGCGAAGAGGGCGGCCGCTATCGCGGCGCTCAAGGGCTCGATCCCGAATTCATCGCCAAGCTCGAGAAGCAGTTCGGCTTCGACAAGCCGCCGCTCGAGCGCTTCCTCACGATGATGTGGAATTATGCCCGCTTCGATTTCGGCGAGAGCTTCTTCCGCAACACCTCTGTCGTCGACCTGATCATCGAGAAGATGCCTGTGTCGATCTCGCTCGGCGTCTGGATCCTGATCTTCTCCTATCTCATCTCGATCCCGCTCGGTATCCGGAAGGCCGTCTCCGACGGCTCGACCTTCGATGTCTGGACCTCCGGCGTGATCATCATCGGCTATGCGGTGCCGAGCTTCCTCTTCGCCATCCTGCTGATCGTGATCTTCGCCGGCGGCTCGTTCTTCGACTGGTTCCCCCTGCGCGGCCTCGTTTCGGAAAATTTCGACGCGCTGCCCTGGTACCAGAAGATCCTCGATTATTTCTGGCACATGACGCTGCCGCTGATCACCCTGCTGCTGTCGGCCTTCGCGACGACGACGCTGCTCACCAAGAATTCCTTCATCGACGAGATCAAGAAGCAATATGTGACGACGGCGCGCGCCAAGGGTCTCACCGAGCGCAAGGTGCTCTACGGCCATGTCTTCCGCAACGCGATGCTGATCATCATCGCCGGCTTTCCCGGCGCCTTCATCTCCGCCTTCTTCACCGGCTCACTGCTGATCGAATACATCTTCTCCCTCGATGGGCTCGGCCGTCTCGGCTATGACGCGGTCGTCAAGCGCGACTATCCGATCGTCTTCGCCACCCTCTACATCTTCTCGCTGATGGGCCTTATCGTCAGCCTCGTCTCGGACCTGATCTACACCTGGGTCGACCCCCGCATCGACTTCGAGCGGAGGGACGTCTGA
- a CDS encoding extracellular solute-binding protein: protein MLDIGGIGRRTLATAFLAMSLILAPSAEAQEQPVWRHGLSLIGELKYPPGFKHFDYANPDAPKGGDLRLSQTGTFDSFNPVLALKGEAAVGLTLVFDTLMKPADDEISTAYGLLAEGVSYPDDISSATFRLRQEAKWQDGKPVTAEDVVFSFEKAKELNPLYQSYYRHVVKVERTGDRDVTFHFDEKNNRELPNILGQILIVPKHWWEGTGPDGKQRDITRTTLEPVMGSGPYRIASFSAGGTIRYERRDDYWGASLNVNIGQNNFNSITYSFFGDREVEFEAFRSGNTDYWTENQAMRWATGFDFPAVKDGRVKREEIPNPFRATGVMQAMVPNMRRKPFDDERVRQALNYALDFEELNRTIFYNQYQRVNSFFFGTELASSGLPEGEELKILNEVKDLVPPEVFTTPYTNPVGGTPEKARDNLRKAIALLKEAGFELKGNRMVNKATGKPFVFEILVSSPALERVALPFTQNLKRIGIEASVRMVDPSQYTNRERAFDYDMTWEVWGQSLSPGNEQADYWGSKAASREGSRNYAGISDPGVDALIERVIFAKDRDTLVAATKALDRVLLAHNYVIPLYYKLAANVAYWDKFGRPAELPKYAIGFPDVWWLKGAASQ from the coding sequence ATGCTGGATATTGGCGGTATTGGACGAAGAACGCTGGCCACCGCTTTTCTGGCAATGTCCCTCATTCTGGCGCCATCGGCAGAGGCTCAGGAGCAACCGGTCTGGCGCCACGGCCTATCGCTCATCGGCGAGCTTAAATATCCGCCCGGTTTCAAGCATTTCGACTACGCCAATCCCGATGCCCCGAAGGGCGGCGACCTGAGGCTTTCTCAGACAGGGACCTTCGACAGCTTCAACCCTGTCCTTGCTCTCAAAGGGGAAGCGGCCGTCGGGCTGACGCTCGTCTTCGACACGCTGATGAAGCCGGCGGATGATGAAATTTCAACGGCCTATGGATTGCTCGCCGAGGGCGTTTCCTATCCTGACGACATCTCGTCGGCGACCTTCCGCTTGCGGCAGGAGGCGAAGTGGCAGGACGGCAAGCCGGTGACGGCCGAAGACGTCGTCTTCAGCTTCGAAAAGGCAAAGGAGCTGAACCCGCTCTATCAAAGCTACTACCGGCATGTGGTGAAGGTGGAGAGAACCGGCGACCGCGACGTCACCTTCCACTTCGACGAGAAGAACAATCGCGAACTGCCGAATATTCTCGGCCAGATCCTGATCGTCCCGAAACATTGGTGGGAGGGCACGGGGCCGGACGGCAAGCAGCGGGACATCACCCGCACGACCCTCGAGCCGGTCATGGGTTCAGGTCCCTATCGCATCGCTTCCTTCTCCGCCGGCGGCACGATCCGTTACGAACGGCGCGATGACTACTGGGGCGCTTCGCTCAACGTCAATATCGGCCAGAACAATTTCAACTCGATCACCTATTCCTTCTTCGGCGATCGGGAGGTCGAGTTCGAGGCCTTCCGTTCCGGCAACACGGATTACTGGACGGAGAACCAGGCGATGCGCTGGGCGACCGGCTTCGACTTTCCTGCGGTGAAAGACGGCCGCGTCAAGCGCGAGGAAATTCCCAATCCCTTCCGGGCGACGGGCGTGATGCAAGCGATGGTCCCGAATATGCGCCGCAAGCCCTTCGACGACGAGCGCGTGCGCCAGGCGCTGAATTATGCACTCGATTTCGAGGAACTGAACCGGACCATCTTCTACAATCAGTATCAGCGCGTGAACAGCTTCTTCTTCGGCACCGAACTCGCCTCCTCGGGCCTGCCGGAGGGCGAGGAGTTGAAAATCCTCAACGAGGTCAAGGATCTGGTGCCGCCGGAAGTGTTCACGACCCCTTATACCAATCCGGTCGGCGGCACGCCGGAAAAGGCGCGCGACAATCTGCGCAAGGCGATTGCGCTCTTGAAGGAAGCGGGCTTCGAACTCAAGGGCAACCGCATGGTCAACAAGGCGACCGGCAAGCCCTTCGTCTTCGAGATTCTGGTGAGCAGCCCGGCCCTCGAGCGGGTGGCGCTGCCCTTTACACAGAACCTCAAACGAATAGGTATCGAAGCAAGCGTGCGCATGGTCGATCCGTCGCAATACACGAACCGCGAGCGCGCCTTCGATTACGACATGACCTGGGAAGTCTGGGGACAGTCGCTGAGCCCCGGAAACGAGCAGGCGGACTATTGGGGATCGAAGGCCGCCTCGCGCGAGGGGTCCCGGAACTATGCCGGCATATCCGATCCCGGCGTCGACGCCTTGATCGAGCGCGTCATCTTCGCCAAGGACCGCGACACCCTCGTCGCCGCCACCAAAGCGCTCGACCGCGTCCTGCTCGCCCACAATTACGTCATCCCGCTCTACTACAAGCTTGCCGCGAACGTCGCCTATTGGGACAAGTTCGGCCGGCCGGCGGAACTGCCGAAATATGCAATCGGTTTTCCCGATGTGTGGTGGTTGAAGGGCGCTGCCAGCCAATGA
- a CDS encoding 2-hydroxyacid dehydrogenase encodes MPAKSPVIVDLKFIPEEVDAALNGAFPGREVINLADPVHKGRDLSGIDYAVVWKSAPDLFSRAPDLKVVFSGGAGVDHVLKLPGLPDVPLVRFVDRTLTTRMSEWVVMQCLLHLRQHRAYEALVKKHEWRDLSQPEAADITVGIMGMGVLGQDAARKLAVMGFKVIGWSRSKRAVEGIETFDAAGLDAFLARTDFLVGLLPLTADTKGIFNATLFKKLSRKGPFGAPVFINAGRGGSQVEADILECLDSGVLGGASLDVFEKEPLSRESRFWDIPNVYVTPHVAASSDVKALFAHVEEQIERFESGLALEHVVDKVAGY; translated from the coding sequence ATGCCCGCCAAAAGCCCCGTCATCGTCGATCTGAAATTCATTCCGGAGGAAGTGGATGCCGCCCTCAACGGCGCCTTTCCCGGACGCGAGGTAATCAACCTTGCGGATCCGGTCCATAAGGGCCGCGATCTCTCGGGCATCGACTATGCGGTGGTGTGGAAGTCGGCGCCCGATCTCTTCTCGCGGGCGCCGGATTTGAAGGTCGTCTTTTCCGGCGGCGCCGGCGTCGATCACGTCCTGAAGCTGCCGGGCCTGCCCGACGTGCCGCTGGTGCGCTTCGTCGACCGGACGCTGACGACGCGGATGAGCGAATGGGTGGTGATGCAATGCCTCCTGCATCTGCGCCAGCATCGCGCCTACGAGGCGCTGGTCAAGAAGCATGAGTGGCGGGACCTCAGCCAGCCGGAGGCCGCCGACATCACCGTCGGCATCATGGGCATGGGCGTGCTCGGCCAGGACGCCGCCCGCAAGCTTGCGGTGATGGGCTTCAAGGTGATCGGCTGGTCGCGCAGCAAACGGGCGGTCGAGGGCATCGAGACCTTCGACGCCGCCGGCCTCGATGCATTTCTCGCTCGGACGGATTTTCTGGTCGGGCTGCTGCCGCTGACCGCGGACACGAAGGGCATTTTCAACGCAACGCTTTTCAAGAAACTCAGCCGCAAAGGCCCCTTCGGCGCCCCGGTCTTCATCAATGCCGGCCGCGGCGGCAGCCAGGTGGAGGCCGACATCCTCGAATGCCTCGATTCGGGCGTCCTGGGTGGAGCCTCGCTCGACGTCTTCGAAAAAGAACCATTGTCGCGCGAGAGCCGCTTCTGGGACATCCCGAACGTCTATGTGACGCCGCACGTCGCCGCCTCCTCCGACGTCAAGGCGCTGTTTGCCCATGTCGAAGAGCAGATCGAGCGCTTCGAAAGCGGGCTGGCTCTGGAGCATGTCGTGGATAAGGTAGCCGGCTATTGA
- a CDS encoding ABC transporter permease, with amino-acid sequence MSAVATYAAPPQKGWLTPIGRRRWQNFKANRRGYWSFWIFLVLFGLSLCAEFIANDRPIIASYRGEILFPVLVDYPEEKFGGFLAETDFRSEFIRDEIEANGWMIWPPIRYSYQTVNSNIPHSAPTAPFWLMSEEERCSAYPQGSADPNCSLGNLNWLGTDDQARDVMARMIYGFRISVLFGLALTIASAVIGVSAGAVQGYFGGWTDLLLQRFIEIWSSMPVLYILLIIAAILPPGFFILLGIMLLFSWVGFVGVVRAEFLRARNFEYVNAARALGVGNGTIMYRHLLPNAMVATLTFLPFILSGSITTLTSLDFLGFGMPPGSPSLGEMIAQGKSNLQAPWLGLTAFWAMSIMLSLLIFVGEATRDAFDPRKTFR; translated from the coding sequence ATGAGCGCGGTCGCAACTTACGCAGCGCCACCGCAAAAGGGCTGGCTGACGCCGATCGGCCGGCGACGCTGGCAGAACTTCAAGGCGAACCGGCGCGGCTACTGGTCGTTCTGGATCTTCCTCGTGCTCTTCGGCCTCAGCCTCTGTGCAGAATTCATCGCCAACGACAGGCCGATCATCGCCTCCTACAGGGGCGAGATCCTGTTTCCGGTTCTGGTCGACTATCCGGAGGAGAAGTTCGGCGGCTTCCTGGCCGAGACCGACTTCCGCTCCGAGTTCATCCGCGACGAGATCGAGGCGAATGGCTGGATGATCTGGCCGCCGATCCGCTATTCCTACCAGACGGTCAATTCCAACATCCCGCATTCGGCGCCGACCGCGCCCTTCTGGCTGATGAGCGAGGAGGAACGCTGCTCGGCCTATCCGCAAGGATCGGCCGATCCGAACTGCTCGCTCGGTAACCTCAACTGGCTCGGCACCGACGACCAGGCGCGCGACGTCATGGCGCGGATGATCTACGGCTTCCGCATCTCGGTGCTGTTCGGCCTGGCGCTGACCATCGCCTCGGCGGTGATCGGCGTTTCGGCCGGGGCGGTGCAGGGCTATTTCGGCGGCTGGACCGACCTGCTTCTCCAGCGTTTCATCGAGATCTGGTCGTCGATGCCGGTGCTCTACATCCTGCTGATCATCGCCGCCATCCTGCCGCCCGGCTTCTTCATCCTGCTCGGCATCATGCTGCTGTTTTCCTGGGTCGGCTTCGTCGGCGTTGTCCGGGCCGAATTCCTGAGGGCGCGGAACTTCGAGTACGTCAACGCGGCGCGCGCGCTCGGCGTCGGCAATGGTACGATCATGTACCGGCACCTCCTGCCGAACGCCATGGTGGCGACGCTGACCTTCCTGCCCTTCATCCTGTCGGGCTCGATCACCACGCTCACTTCGCTCGACTTCCTGGGCTTCGGCATGCCGCCCGGCTCGCCGTCGCTCGGCGAGATGATCGCCCAGGGCAAGTCCAATCTCCAGGCGCCCTGGCTCGGGCTGACGGCCTTCTGGGCCATGTCGATCATGCTGTCGCTGCTGATCTTCGTCGGCGAGGCGACGCGCGACGCCTTCGACCCGAGAAAGACGTTCCGGTGA
- the mepA gene encoding penicillin-insensitive murein endopeptidase, whose amino-acid sequence MGFDMRAALRRSGSALLALAVSAGLLSTDAASADGTPAKELFGARALPTESAPTSYGFYSKGCLAGGIAIPTDGPTWQAMRLSRNRRWGHPEMIALVERFSHDAAEKIGWPGLLLGDISQPRGGPMLSGHASHQIGLDADIWLTPMPQRTLTYQERESISATSMLDKSRFLTIDPSVWTPSHARLIMMAASYPEVERVFVNPAIKKKLCDTWRGDRTALGKVRPIYGHDYHFHIRIKCPAGSKGCKDQAAVRAGDGCDKSLAWWFTDEPWAKPKKKPGEKPPKPKFATLADLPKACAVVLNGPAPASEQQATYGTAYRAPAAIPAAATSIESVIGAAADAPLASVPVPLPRPALQ is encoded by the coding sequence ATGGGATTTGACATGCGTGCTGCGCTTCGACGCTCAGGTTCTGCGCTCCTGGCCCTGGCCGTAAGCGCCGGCCTGCTTTCGACCGATGCGGCCTCGGCGGACGGCACGCCCGCCAAGGAACTCTTCGGCGCCAGGGCATTGCCGACCGAGTCGGCGCCCACCTCCTACGGGTTCTATTCGAAGGGGTGCCTCGCCGGCGGCATCGCCATCCCGACCGACGGCCCGACCTGGCAGGCGATGCGCCTGTCGCGCAATCGGCGCTGGGGCCATCCGGAGATGATCGCGCTGGTCGAGCGCTTCTCTCATGACGCGGCCGAGAAGATCGGCTGGCCCGGCCTTCTGCTCGGCGACATCTCGCAGCCGCGCGGCGGGCCGATGCTGTCCGGCCATGCCTCGCACCAGATCGGCCTCGATGCCGACATCTGGCTGACGCCGATGCCGCAGAGGACGCTGACCTATCAGGAGCGCGAATCGATTTCCGCGACCTCCATGCTCGACAAGAGCAGGTTCCTGACGATCGATCCCTCCGTCTGGACGCCATCCCATGCCCGGCTGATCATGATGGCGGCGAGTTACCCCGAGGTCGAGCGCGTCTTCGTCAATCCGGCCATCAAGAAGAAGCTCTGCGACACCTGGCGGGGCGATCGCACGGCACTCGGCAAGGTCCGGCCGATCTATGGGCACGACTACCATTTCCATATCCGCATCAAATGCCCGGCCGGCTCCAAAGGCTGCAAGGACCAGGCGGCGGTGCGCGCCGGCGACGGCTGCGACAAGTCGCTCGCCTGGTGGTTTACCGACGAACCCTGGGCAAAGCCGAAGAAGAAACCCGGCGAGAAGCCGCCGAAGCCGAAGTTTGCCACGCTTGCCGACCTGCCGAAGGCCTGCGCCGTCGTGCTGAACGGTCCGGCCCCGGCATCCGAGCAGCAGGCGACCTACGGCACTGCCTATCGAGCGCCCGCCGCCATTCCCGCCGCGGCGACGAGCATCGAGTCCGTCATTGGTGCAGCGGCCGATGCGCCGCTCGCCAGCGTTCCGGTGCCGCTGCCGCGCCCCGCTCTTCAATAG
- a CDS encoding glucokinase translates to MPSASDHSFSFPILIGDIGGTNARFALLVDAASEPTQLPPVKTGDFATIEDALQNGIFNKISVRPRSAILAVAGPIKSDEIPLTNAGWVIRPKDMLARLGLEDVLVINDFEAQALAIAAPADQDVVQIGGGSVRPRSSRVVLGPGTGLGVAGLVFAQDTWIPVPGEGGHVDIGPRTERDFRIWPFLDPIEGRMAGEQILCGRGIMNLYRAVCAADGVEPLFKDQAEVTTSALSGDDPAAIETVTLFATYLGRVAGDMALVFMARGGVFLAGGISQKILPALMRPDFRAAFEDKAPHSALMRTIPTFAVVHPMAALSGLAAFARAPRDFGVAMEGRRWRS, encoded by the coding sequence ATGCCCAGTGCGAGTGACCACAGCTTTTCCTTTCCGATCTTGATCGGCGATATCGGCGGGACGAATGCCCGTTTCGCATTGCTCGTCGATGCCGCTTCCGAGCCGACGCAGCTTCCGCCGGTCAAGACCGGGGATTTCGCGACGATCGAGGATGCCCTCCAGAACGGCATTTTCAACAAGATCTCCGTCCGGCCGCGTTCGGCGATCCTTGCCGTGGCGGGGCCGATCAAGAGCGACGAGATCCCGCTGACCAATGCCGGCTGGGTGATCCGCCCGAAGGACATGCTGGCGCGGCTCGGACTGGAAGACGTGCTGGTCATCAACGATTTCGAGGCGCAGGCGCTCGCCATCGCCGCACCGGCCGATCAGGACGTCGTGCAGATCGGCGGCGGCAGCGTCCGGCCGCGAAGCTCCCGCGTGGTGCTCGGCCCCGGCACCGGGCTCGGCGTCGCCGGATTGGTCTTTGCCCAGGACACCTGGATTCCCGTGCCGGGCGAAGGCGGTCATGTCGATATCGGCCCACGAACCGAGCGCGACTTCCGGATCTGGCCGTTCCTCGATCCCATCGAGGGCCGCATGGCGGGCGAGCAGATCCTGTGCGGACGCGGCATCATGAATCTCTACCGCGCCGTCTGCGCGGCCGATGGCGTCGAGCCGCTGTTCAAGGATCAGGCGGAGGTGACGACCAGCGCTCTCTCGGGCGACGATCCGGCCGCAATCGAGACGGTGACGCTGTTCGCTACCTATCTGGGACGTGTTGCCGGCGACATGGCGCTGGTCTTCATGGCCCGCGGCGGCGTCTTCCTGGCCGGGGGGATTTCCCAGAAGATATTGCCGGCGCTGATGAGACCGGACTTCCGCGCCGCCTTCGAGGACAAGGCACCGCACTCTGCGCTGATGCGGACGATTCCGACTTTCGCGGTCGTTCACCCAATGGCGGCGCTTTCCGGGCTTGCCGCCTTCGCACGGGCGCCGAGGGATTTCGGTGTTGCAATGGAGGGACGGCGCTGGAGAAGCTGA
- a CDS encoding NlpC/P60 family protein — translation MPDVLDRRLNAYREDLAEERLRGLVEAKRFVGGTPATVSVPVAPLRRGPDLACGTDTELLYGETARVLDVADGWAWVKSDLDGYVGYVPQDAIGEPGAPATHIVAVPRTFVYRGADLRFPQAFALSMGSRLHVVGEAETRGTRYFLLDGGLAIIANHCAPAGPIGEDYVAIATRFLETPYLWGGRSGFGIDCSGLVQLAMQMAGGNAPRDSDMQASGLGTVIDRKELTRGDLVFWKGHVALMEDETTLVHANGHTMTVAREGLEDAIRRIGWLYGEPTGYRRP, via the coding sequence ATGCCCGATGTACTTGACCGCCGTCTCAATGCCTATCGCGAGGACCTTGCTGAGGAGCGCCTGCGCGGTCTCGTCGAAGCCAAGCGCTTCGTCGGAGGCACGCCGGCCACGGTTTCCGTCCCAGTGGCGCCGCTCAGGAGGGGGCCGGATCTCGCCTGCGGAACCGATACGGAGTTGCTCTATGGCGAAACGGCGCGCGTTCTCGACGTTGCCGACGGATGGGCCTGGGTCAAGTCGGACCTTGACGGCTATGTCGGCTACGTGCCGCAGGATGCAATCGGCGAGCCCGGCGCGCCGGCCACCCATATCGTCGCAGTGCCCCGCACATTCGTCTACCGTGGCGCCGACCTGCGCTTTCCGCAGGCTTTCGCGCTCTCGATGGGCAGCCGGCTCCATGTCGTCGGCGAGGCGGAGACGCGCGGCACGCGCTATTTTCTCCTCGACGGCGGTCTGGCGATTATTGCCAACCATTGCGCGCCGGCCGGCCCGATCGGCGAAGACTATGTGGCGATCGCCACGCGCTTTCTCGAAACGCCTTATCTCTGGGGCGGCCGCTCCGGCTTCGGTATCGATTGTTCCGGGCTCGTGCAATTGGCGATGCAGATGGCCGGCGGGAATGCGCCGCGCGATTCGGATATGCAGGCAAGCGGCCTCGGCACCGTCATCGATCGCAAGGAGCTCACCCGCGGCGACCTTGTCTTCTGGAAAGGGCATGTTGCCCTCATGGAGGATGAGACCACGCTTGTGCACGCCAACGGCCATACGATGACCGTTGCCCGGGAGGGGCTCGAGGATGCGATCCGCCGCATCGGCTGGCTTTACGGGGAGCCCACGGGGTATCGCCGGCCTTAG
- a CDS encoding ABC transporter ATP-binding protein, with translation MTDTLLSVRDLSVAFHQGGDTSVAVDHISFDIKRGETVALVGESGSGKSVSANSILKLLPYPAASHPSGEILFNGKDLLKASNAELRHVRGNDITMIFQEPMTSLNPLHTIEQQIGEILELHQDLKGPAARARTLELLNQVGIREAEKRLGAYPHQLSGGQRQRVMIAMALANRPELLIADEPTTALDVTVQAQILELLKSLKDQHGMSMLFITHDLGIVRKIADRVCVMTKGKIVETGPTAEIFANPQHSYTRHLLASEPKGEPPLSDQSKPIVVEGKDVKVWFPINAGFLRRVVDHVKAVDGIDLTLRAGQTLGVVGESGSGKTTLGLALTRLISSKGRIAFVGQDIDAYSFGEMRPLRNRMQVVFQDPYGSLSPRMSVADIIGEGLKIHERTLSDDARDARVAAALQEVGLDPATRWRYPHEFSGGQRQRIAIARAMVLKPQFVMLDEPTSALDMSVQAQVVDLLRDLQRKHNLAYLFISHDLKVVRALANEVIVMRLGKVVEQGPAERIFEAPAEDYTRALMAAAFNLEAVNLSAIRQ, from the coding sequence ATGACAGACACCCTCCTTTCCGTGCGCGACCTCTCCGTCGCCTTCCACCAGGGCGGTGACACCTCCGTCGCCGTCGATCACATCTCCTTCGACATCAAGCGCGGCGAAACCGTTGCGCTCGTCGGCGAGTCCGGCTCGGGCAAGTCGGTCTCGGCCAACTCCATCCTGAAGCTCCTGCCCTACCCGGCCGCCAGCCACCCGAGCGGCGAAATCCTCTTCAACGGCAAGGATCTCCTGAAGGCCAGCAACGCCGAACTGCGCCATGTCCGCGGCAACGACATCACCATGATCTTCCAGGAGCCTATGACGTCGCTCAATCCGCTGCACACGATCGAGCAGCAGATCGGCGAAATCCTCGAGCTCCACCAGGATCTCAAAGGACCGGCGGCGCGCGCCAGGACGCTGGAACTTCTCAACCAGGTCGGCATCCGCGAGGCGGAGAAGCGGCTCGGCGCCTATCCGCACCAGCTTTCCGGTGGTCAGCGACAGCGCGTGATGATCGCCATGGCACTTGCCAACCGGCCGGAGCTCCTGATCGCCGACGAGCCGACGACGGCGCTCGACGTCACCGTGCAGGCGCAGATCCTCGAACTCCTGAAGTCGCTCAAGGACCAGCACGGCATGTCCATGCTGTTCATCACCCACGACCTCGGCATCGTCCGCAAGATCGCCGACCGGGTCTGCGTGATGACCAAGGGCAAGATCGTCGAGACCGGCCCGACCGCCGAGATCTTCGCCAATCCGCAGCATTCCTATACGCGGCACCTGCTCGCCTCCGAGCCGAAGGGCGAGCCGCCTCTTTCCGATCAATCGAAACCGATTGTCGTCGAGGGGAAGGACGTGAAGGTCTGGTTCCCGATCAATGCGGGCTTCCTGCGCCGCGTCGTCGACCATGTGAAGGCGGTTGACGGCATCGACCTGACGCTGCGCGCCGGCCAGACGCTCGGTGTCGTCGGCGAATCCGGTTCGGGCAAGACGACGCTCGGCCTGGCGCTGACGCGGCTGATCTCGTCGAAGGGACGGATCGCTTTCGTCGGCCAGGACATCGATGCCTACAGTTTCGGCGAGATGCGGCCGCTCCGGAACCGCATGCAGGTGGTCTTCCAGGATCCATACGGCTCGTTGAGCCCGCGCATGTCGGTTGCCGACATTATTGGCGAGGGGTTGAAGATCCACGAGAGGACGCTCTCCGACGATGCGCGCGACGCACGCGTTGCTGCAGCACTGCAGGAGGTCGGCCTCGACCCCGCCACCCGCTGGCGCTATCCGCACGAATTCTCCGGCGGCCAGCGGCAGCGTATCGCGATTGCCCGCGCCATGGTGCTCAAACCACAATTCGTCATGCTCGACGAACCGACTTCGGCGCTCGACATGAGCGTGCAGGCCCAGGTCGTCGACCTCCTGCGCGACCTGCAGCGCAAGCACAACCTCGCCTATCTGTTCATCAGCCACGACTTGAAGGTCGTGCGGGCGCTTGCCAACGAGGTGATCGTCATGCGGCTCGGCAAGGTGGTCGAACAGGGACCGGCCGAACGCATCTTCGAGGCGCCCGCCGAAGACTACACCAGGGCGCTGATGGCCGCCGCCTTCAATCTCGAAGCCGTCAACCTGTCCGCCATCCGTCAGTAG